attacacctctcaGCTCTGTGTAGACAGATCTTCTGATATAAAACTCCGGTGTGTGAATGGACTGCAGAGGGAGAACTGCAGTGTGTATTGCCTCTTAGTAAGAATCTGTAGCCCATCTTTgtatcttaggcctggtctacattaagGTCTATACATCAGTATAGCTGCTTCTCCCAGGGGCGTGGAAAACCCAAACCCTGGagagatgtagttataccgacctaaccccggTGTAGACAACACTAGGTCAATAGAAGAGTTCTGCCATCCAGCTCACTATCACCGCTCAGGAAGGTGGACATGAGAAACTCTCCCCTCACCtaggtagtgtctacaccagGAACTGCCATGGCAGAGCTCTAGTGAGttaagtgtagacattcccttacACTGCACCCTACAGGCAGGTTTATCCAACTCCTGGGCAGACATACCGTACTTCTGGAACCCACCCCCATTGTCTCaacgtacagcgcctagcacaacaggatcctgggccatgactggggctcgcgtgctactgcagtacaaatcaACAACAACAGCTCTTTAGTGACAATCCAAGGATTCCATGTTGTGACACTAAGTACTTTAATACCAGATCATCTCAAGTTGCTAGACGCTTATTAGCGAATTAAGCCTCATTATGGCCCCACTAGGGAGGGGCCCCCATTTCAGAGAGAAGCTCCCTAGCTTGCTcacggtcacacaggaagtcagagatGAAGGATGGCTCCTGATCCTGCCCCTTAACCCCAAGCCCATCTTTCCCTGCTGATTCTTTGTGGGAGTAGCAGCGGTGCTGAGGAATAGCCGCTTTCAGCAAAGGGACGGTCTTCCCGCCGCTGACTCAGACAGTGACAGGACACAAGAAAAGCCCAATTTTGGGGTGCCTATTGGCTTCTTCACACACCATGAAGGAACCATAAACTAGCCGTAGGTGCTCCTGAGAAATATATCCAATGCAGGGGGACAGCCCAGCAGGCATATCCAGCTCTGTACCACACCTAGAGAAGCCCCAGCTTCAGGTGTATCAGGGGAGGGGGTCTTGGCAGGGCTGTTCCTAAACCTTGGCATCTGGGGACAGCTGGTACAGCCCATAGGGGTCTTCAGTAGCCTGGCTGCCGGTTATGGCATCCCTCTAACTTGGGCTGGGGGTAAACCAGCCCCCAGCATCCTTGTGTAGCAAATGTGCCTGGCAGACTTGGCCCAGGGAGCAGAGCTCTGTCCTTACAGCGTGTAGCATTTCCTCCTGAGTTAGGGATAGCCAGTTTCTCATCTTGCAACACATGGAAAGGAAAAGGCCAACCAGAAGACAAAATGCCATCCAATCCCCAGTTTAGGATTACAGCCATAGCCCTTCAGCCAAAACCAAATGGCCCAGTAACCACCAGCAGGATTCGTATGTTTGAAGATGGTAAATGTAATTACTGGACCGAGCACAGGACTAAAAGTCCAgggatctgggttcaaatcctggctgAGATTCCCTGGACAAGTCTCTGAATATTTCTGTGCTCACATTTTCCCATTTGCAAGGGGGAAATAATGCTACCAGCATAGTGAAGTGTTTGAGATTGATGGGTTAAGTATGCCAAGTCCTAATATAGTCTCATTTAAACACTATTATTATAAATCTGCTGCCAAAGGAAATTCAAAAGCATGAGCCAATGACAGGTGATAATATGCTCTGCACAATGCACACAGACTAAGCATATAATGAGATCCTGTTTACTGGATAAATACTTACATCTATTAGGCAATGTTTCTAGACCAGGCACATCCCTTCAGATGCATAATGGAGATGATGCATTCTGTACAATAATCTGCTCACATCATTAACAAACGCTGCAGTTGTACGTGGCATGTAATTAACAAAGCAAAGGTTAGGCCTTCACCGCAAAAAGAGATGCGTTTTTAGCTCTCTCAGTGTAAAATGCTAATGGAGACAAGGCATAAGTGCTTTATAACCTCATTATAGCCAATGGAGGTCaaccctgggggaggaggagggctaAGGTTAACACTGACTGGGTACGTCAAGGTAAAATCCGTCCCTTGTCTTTAGAAGCATCTGATTGAACAactcttcctttttccttccGCAAAGAAAGCCAAAGGAACACGAATCCAAGCAATTATGGTGCCGTATACATAGGAGGTTCAGTGCACCCTGTGAGATACCTGCCCATCAACTTTAATCGTGGTGCAATTGCAACATGATGAAAGCCTTttactgcaggaagcagcatCGGTTTTGAAAAACGGGCGCTCAGATGAGACTGGCTGGGACCAGAAAGAGAACCTTGGTTAGAAATTGGTAGCATTGCCCACAGAGGATCAGGTCTGAGTAAGATGCAGGAACATACAGCAGCCATGCATTTATCTGTAGGCAGAAGAAAGATCTTACCAGAGTGGCTCGTGTGCTACTACTTCTTAGTAGGAAAGTCTTGTGCGTGGCTGGAGAACAGTGCTCCATATTCAGAGGACGTGACTTTCTGGCTTGGACGAAGTGCTTTGCCCAAGGTCCCAGAGAGAGAGCAAGCGGCAGCTAGGAGAAAAGTCCAAGTCTTTGGCCTCCCAGTGCTGTGATCACACAGCTATAGGTTACCACATTGCCCTTTGCAAGCAAGCACAATTATTCttcaggtgaaagcattacagagaaaacacattaaaacaataaaagaacttgCATGcctgctaataagcttaccagctGTCCCTCCTTCCCCGCAACTCCAGCGTGGGCTCTGGCAGGTGAACAGTCCTTCAGActccaccgggggggggggcgggggggggttctgTGGTCACAAATTCGTAACAGCTTTTGTTCAGAACACGACCACCACCTGAAGCTGGTGGGTATGTACTCGGCCCGACTCAGCTGTGCCATGACCCATGCTGCCCATTGCAGTTACACTGCTATTCAGACTCCTGCTCGCTTGATGAGAGCGAGCGCGAGCATGTGTATGCGAGCAGGGGAATCATACCCCTAGCTCGTAGTGTAGACTTAGCCAGTGGGTTTCTCCTTTATCTTTGATCTGCAGAGACCAGGAAGAGGTAATCCGCCAGACAGCAGTTCAAAAGCTTGGATCTGGAGCTGGGAATCTGCATTCCCCTCCCTCcaggtatttcctaggaaacccacTTTGTTCAACGTGAGAGTCCCTCCTTGCCTGGGCCCAAGGTGGAAAGTAGTCCTTTGGAGCTCATAACAGTTCCCAGCGGGGTTTACATTGGCCACATCTGCCTCCTAGAGAAGTTATACATAATCCTACAATAACACATCCACTTGGCGTTTGTAATACAATGGGCTCCAAAgctatttaaacttaattcagtcaGATCTCCCAAAATATTGCCAGAACTTGCCATGTCTGTCTACCTCTACTCACTCTGTGTATTGGCTGTGCGCCTCCCATTCTGTGGATACGCAGAGACTCTCTGGCCTCTCCACCTGGCAACTTTGATCGACACTGAACCCACTTGAAGGAATATTTTTATCAATATATTTATGAAAGGCACTGGGGCACCACCTATGAGATGCTGTAATTATTGATCATGGGTCTCTCTCTACAGCTGGAAATCTGGCATCGGCCGGTAAGAGATGGGGCTGCTGTTTCTACATTCCACCCCAAACCAGCTCTTAACATTTGCCTTTGCTTTGCTTCTCCTTCAGATGTATTTCTACTTCTCGGACAAGGTGGTACTTTTGTTTGACTTCTGGAATGTCCACACCCCTGCAGGTAAGAACAGAATCTGTGGATTATTCCCACCCCGATCGATATAAATTAGACCCGAGTAatttgtactgtagacatagcctcagagagCAGCTGATTATGGGTGGTTATCAGCTAAATAGTTTGATAGTATTTACTCTAGCAGAGGCCATAATCTGTGCTGAGTAGGTGATAAGTAGATGAGGGAATAAGGGTTTACTCACTGTTTTCGCTGTAGCGACAGACACCAAGTCAAGGGCTGGGAGAACAGAAACTTGCACACACAGACAAATTCCAACAGCGAATGTGTTCTCCAGTGTTCTGTACAAACCcactgcctgcccccagccccactcctgatCTCTGGAGGTCCCCTGTTATAGCCCCGCTTTCTCCATGTGGAATTCACCGAATACCCCAAACTATCACAACTACATCACAAGCCACTGAAAGATCATATCCACGCTATTGCTCAGTAGGGATTGACGGCACGGCACACAATTACAACAGCTGGCCATCTCTGCTCCAGAGCGGGCTACAACTGGGACAGAGAGGGAGGAGACAACTGAGGATGTAGAGCAGTTATTTATCACATGCCTGTCTTATCCATTATACTATGTACACAAGCATGACATTTATGCATAAAACAATGCCAATAAAAGCGGTGAAAAGGCCAAGCAGAAGACTAAGAGATGTTTAAACTCAGCCTTTAAGTCTCCCATAGCACAGGAAGAGTATTGGTTTGGTCGCAGATTGGGGTGAGATTTGGGAGAAGATGCCCAGAGAAGATACAGCAATTTGCACAGTCTCATGAGGACTGATCAGTGAATCACACACCGGCCTGCTGCCACTCCAGCCATGCTAAGGTGCGGGGCGGGGGTGCCATTATAAAATGGAAAGTGGGCCGTTCTGCCAGAGGGCTCAAGAAGAACTTTGTACCTCGTGTCCTTCACTGGGAAGAGGTTCTGGCCCCATCTGGGATGAGCAGAGCAGAAGAGATGGGGGAGATCCGCTGGGGTGGGTAGAGACAGATGTCACTAgaagccccactgcacccctttcCTACTGGATCGGCGCTTTGCAGCCTGATGGGGTGGGAATGAAGAGTGGAAtaagggcaggggaagggcaggTGCCAAGGATCAGCTACTATATTTGATCAGGAAACTTCCTTAGAATGAGGCACGTCCAGCTCCTCCCTCTAAAACTTACGGTTCAGAGTCCCATGGAACGCTTGCTGCTTCGTGGAAAGTTCAATGGCGCTTCCGTTGTGGGGATGGCCCTGATGCTCCTGCTGGTTCCAGGCCAATCCAAACGGCGCTTGCCTTGCAGGGATGGTGCTCTCGGTGCTGGTGGTTCTGCTGCTAGCGGTGTTGTACGAAGCCATCAAGATCAGCAAAACCAAACTCCTTCGCCGGATGATACTGGCCATCCCCACCACCCTCAGTCAGGAGTCACTCAGGGAGCCGGAGCCGGGGGCCGTCAACTCAAACCTGGGTCAGCAAAACACCACCTCAAAAAGGTAGCCTCAAACTGGGACTGGGTTTTCGCTGTTGTCTGCTGCACAAAGGAGGCCCAAGGGACACTAGCAAAGGGCTTTAGGCACCATTTGCCGTGTGGGCCCAGagtgttgccaaccctccaggattgtcctggagtctccaggaattcaaGATTACTCTTTAGTTAAAGTGTATGTCATGTGAGGAAACCTCCAGGAACAcagccaaccaaaattggcaacccttgCCCATTGGAATTACCACACTAGACCCAGGGAGATGAAGATCCCAGTATCCCCGAACCCCTCTCAGTAGGTGGCTACTGCCCAACCTCTCCCCTCCACTAAGTGCTCCTGCCCGCCCcgtcctgcctcagctccttctccCTCACCCTTGTGGGCCGCTGCCCCCTTCCTCCTACACCTAACTCAGGTCTCAGCTCCCCCCCGTACCACTGGTGTTTTCTTGCTCTGCCCGTTGGCTTCAAGGGGGGCCCAGCTGCTCCCTCATCTTCAAAGTCAAGAGGGGTCACTGCCCGCAGTCCCACTGGGAGTGTCGGGGTTGCGGGGCAGTGACACGTGTGACAGGGAAACTGCCGATCACCCGCAGACGACCCAGGGAGCTAGCACGGCCCCAGCCAGCAGGGTTGCAGCTGGAGGAGTTCAGGCTGTATACGGATTAGCGCTGTTTGGAATTGTTCCAGAGGAAGagatttccactggaaaatgctaATTCAATGGAAAATTATCCACTCGTTTCTTTTCATCTTGGTTGCATTGGTATGTTTAAATTATAAAACTGGAATATAAACACGTCAAGCTGATGGAGTGAGGCCAAACggtcattttgatttttcctaAATGAAGTTTTGGAATTCCCAGGCcgggggaaattttgaaattttgttccAGTTTGGAACAATTTCCTCCCTAAACGTTTGGAATTTGCCATGGACCAGGAATTCTGAGTTCTGACCAGCTCTGATTTTTATACAAGTTGTTTGCACATTTGTTAAATGGACCTTACTGGTTTTTCTGGGTTCAAATGGTGGCAGGTCTGAGGTTTCGCAGGCTTTCTGTACCCTGTAAAGCATCACAACTATCGCTGTCAAAACGTAACCAATTAATCCCCCTTGATCACGTCTTCCCTCAGGCACTGCCTGTATCGTGAACTAAGCTATCCCAGTTATGCTGTTTTCTGACCAACCGCATTTCTCTAGCGGGGTTCCTTTGGCAAACAGCCTGAGGAAATACGCTGTACGGCTGCCCGCCCTGTCTTTTCAAGAGCCCTCGTCTGCGGTTCCCGTGTGATCGGGGGTAACTAGCATGAGAGGCCTAATCTCAGAGGGAGTCTTGTTCACAGGTGCAGGATTGACGCCACTGAGGCCGGGAACGAATCACTGGACATAATGGGAATGCTCAGGGCTTTCCCCCCTCAGTGTTGCAGCAGGGAATGAGGATCTGTTATGGCCACACAGGCCTATCCCCCGTGATCACTTTCTGCTTTGGCAGGGGTGGGATAGTGGAACGTGGGCCTTTGACACACAAAACCCATTCAAGAAAGAAGATGGGAGGTTGCCTACAAAGGGTTAAGAGATCACCCCAAAAATACACGTACTGACTGCTGTTCTGACCCTCCTTCATTAGAAGGCCATGTCCATTAAGCACCCAATTTCTATTCTCAGTTAAGGCCAGTTTCACTATTTTCCTGCAGCTGAAAAGAGCTTTTCACGGACCCTGGAGCACTGTACCTAAAACATGATGTGCAACTATATAAAAAGAACATCTTTGGCTCGCACTGGGATGAGGCGGTAACCATAGCAGGTGACAAGGTTGAGAATTCCACCAAGTTAGAACCCCATGTGGGCTAAAAGCTCAGTGTGCCTAAGTAATCCATGCATGGGAAGGGTTAAGAAATCAAAGGCAAGTTTTAGCCCATATGTGCAGAAACCAAAATGCAGAAGAGGCTTAGTTCAGAGCGTAACACCACCCCATGATTTCCAAAGGAACAGAAAGCCAACCAGACACGAAATGCGGGTAACAAACAATGCAAGGGGAACTCGCGTGATTTGAAGAGgatgctgccctgccctgcgtTTCCTGTTCCATGTGGCGCATAGTTTCATACACAAACCAGTAGGAGAGGAGGAAGCAAGCTAGAGTAGatcatgggggcagggaggggctgcagagCGGTGTCATTTTGGTATTGTAGCCCGCACAGCTTCGGCAGCGTGCTGAGATCACTGCCTATCACACTGCTGAAGATtgtcccattgtttccttgtgcttccccatctgtctgtgtcCACCTGCCGTCTCTTGTCTTACATGTAAGCTGTTTGTGTCAGGgaccatccttttgttctgtgtttgtacagcgcctagcacaatccGGGATCTAGCCTGATCCGGGAGTGGGGCTCCCCTAGGAGCTACCACGCTGCAGCTCATTAATAGACAGAACTCCTCCACAGCGCAGCACAGCGACGACAGACATACCCGAGCCAGCGTGAATCATGCCAGCTCCGGCCCGGGAGGGAGCAGGGATGCTGCAGCAGCAGGCATGTCAGCGTGGAGCGTCCAGGCCTGCCTGGAACCCTGCGTAATCACGCCGGGGCTGGTTCATGCTGCTGCACGAGCCGGGTAGCTTGGGTGCTGGCAGAGTACAGCTTGCTCGGGTAGCGCTACGCGACCTGCAGTCAGCCCGAACAGGCCCTTAGGCAGCACAGTGCACTCTGCAAACAAATTAACCCCACTCAATGTTATACCCACTATGCACGACCAGGGCTCCTGGCCATAAGCTCTCATACCTCTTTGGCTGGTGCCACCCTCCTGCAGCATGTGGGGCACACTTAGACATCTGGGGGGACGCTGCTAACTCGCAAGGCTTGTTCGCGCCATAGTTAactctgctttttttttccttcctttctttcttttctggaaAGGTGGTTTCTTTACCACATCAGCCAGAGCCTGCTCCACGTGGTCCAGGTGGTGATCGGTTACCTGGTGATGCTGGTGGTGATGTCCTACAACACTTGGATCTTCCTGGGGGTGATCGTGGGTTCCGCCCTGGGTTACTACGTGGCTTACCCAGTGTTCACCGTGAGATAGCGGTGGCCTGCTGCACTCCAGGGCACTGCAAAGCAGAAGACGGCAACCTCTGCAGTGGGGGAAGGACTAAAGAGGCTCCACTAGAGAAAATGCTTGTGCAAAGCTTGGCCTGTAGCTGGTGGGAGACGAATCTCCACACAATGGGGGactccccccattcccccacctCGGGGGATTGAGTTTCTTCCTTTTAATCCTAGCGGTGGTCTCCACTTCTATACAATTACCCATTTTTAAGATCACTTTTGGACCCTTTCTGCCGGGCAGGCCCTCATCGCCCTGGCCAAGCAGGGCACGGCCCCATGAAGAGCTAAACTGGGCCACATGCTGGCTGCGAACCGGGCTGGgcggatgtcataaatataaagggaagggtaaccaactttctgtatacagtgctataaaatccctcctggccagaggcaaaactctttcacctgtaaagagttaagaagctaagaacctccctggcacctgacccaaatgaccaatgaagggacaagatattttcaaatctggagcgggggaacaaagggttctgtctgtctgtgcgatgcttttgccgggaacagatcaggaatgcagccttacaactcctgttgagttagtaagtaatctagctagaacatgcgttggatttccttttgtttaatggctggtaaaataagctgtgctggagggaatgtatattcctgtttttgtgtctttttgtgatttaaggttttgcctagagggattctctatgttttgaatctgattaccctgtaaggtatttaccatcctgattttacagaggggattcttttaccttttctttaattaacattcttcttttaagaacctgattgatttttcattgttcttaagatccaagggtttgggtctgtgttcacctgtacaaattggtgaggatttttatcaagccttccccaggaaagggggtgtagggcttggggggatattttggggggaagacatctccaagtgggctctttccctcttctttgtttaaacatgcttggtggtggcagcatagggttcaaggacaaggcaaagtttctaccttggggaagtttttaacctaagctggtaagaataagcttaaggggtctttcatgcaggtccccccatctgtaccctagagttcagtggggaaggaaccctgacagcagacAAGCAGCTCAGCCGTACAGCTGCCGTCTCCAATGACTTCGAGCCCACCCTCAGTTCTCACTCAGGAATCccaggagcctttccctgctgactGGAGGAGCAAGGGGACTTGGGCACTGCCACCCTCGCCCGGGGACGGACAGAGCAGACGGACATGTTACAGGCTATGTCCATCAGCGGATGCTGCAGGGATGGGAATGCTGGGGGATGGATTGAGGGTTATTTTACCCTCCCTCCCAGATTGTTCATGTTCCTGGCTGGCTCCGTGACGGCTCTGTTCACCGCTCCCTGTTGCTTGTGGGCAGGAGGAAAATAACCCTCAATGGGCTCATGCTGGTCTCTGACCCCAAGGGACGCTCCCCTCACATTGTGCCTTCTGTGTTCCCAACAGAACAAAGCTGTACGTCAGCTCCCCGTCTCAGCACCCTCTGGATAGTGCAGGGGGTGAGCACAGCTTGACGACCCCCTaccctcctgctgctggagcatAAGGGAGTAAATTGGTTGGTTTAAGTCTTGCGTGTGCAGTGGCTCGGTTGCTTTGGAAGCCAGGATGCCCCAGGGGCTGGTGGGCCTCGCAGGATCCTGCTGTATTTCATGCCAAGAGAAGGGCAAGTTTTAATAAAGCTATCCTAATTGCTTGGCTACTTGTGTGTGCGCACCTGATCATAGTACTGAGGCTGGGAGAAGCAGCTGGCCTCTTTCATAAGGCTGAAAGATAATGTGGAAATAGATGGCACTGATCAAAAATAGGCTCCCCAATGGCCAGCCGTTCCCCAATGGCAAGGGACTGCTCAGAAAGCTGCAAGGGATGCAGTCAAGAGCAAACTCAGTTAAAGCAATTGCTTACCTGTTACCAATAATGCTTTAGATCTGATTCAGCTGCGACAACTGTAGCACGTAGGAGCCGCATTCCTAGACCAGCAactcattgtgctaggggctgtacaaacacagaacaaaaagatggtccctggctCGAGCTAAAAGACCAGGACTTGTACTGGGGCTTATTTCCTGCTCTGCTACGGGCTAGCTGCATGGACTTGGACAAATCTGTTAACTGTTTTGTGCTGAGCTGTAATAAATGGGGCTACTACCCTGCTTTGGAAGGTGCTCGGAGATCCCCAACTGGAAGATGCTGAGTGCAAAGTATCAACTTGTTAGAGATAGCTGGAAAACATTTTCCCAGTCTGTGGGAGGGTGAGTGAGAGAGTGGGtgtaaaaaccccaaaaccctccGATTGGGTCAATCGATAAAAATGATctgttttgatttcaacatatTTAGTATAAATTAGCTCACATTTCTAAAAGAACAGtcattcattttgaaaatgttcaaagGGAGTTTTTGACAACTCCTCAGCTCTCTGCACATCAAGCACATCCCAGAGTTGTACATGCACAAAATATAAATTATTCTATTGAAGGTTTAGGAGTTAGAAACTTGAGTCCTTAATTCACCAGCCTTGTCCTTCCAATGCAGGGACTACATGCAGATGAGGAGACATTATGAACAAGAAAACAATACTGTACCACGTAGcccttatatagcactttttctCAACCAATCTTAAAGTGCTGTaccaaggaggtcagtatcactgTGCCCATTctacagatagagaaactgaggcacagcgcaGGGACAGTCGACCAATAGGCTGGTAACTGAGtcaggactagaacccaagtctctTGATTCCCAGTGTAGTGCACTAAGTGATACCCCAGCTGAACACACACCATGTTAAGAAGCCATTCACTGACCTTAGTCAGCCACGTAGCACTGCCAGTGAGGTCACCCTGGCCAGTGACCCTCATTACAATCAAGTCCTAGACTCTCACCATCACGTGGAATGTCCCACAGCTCACCATTTTCACTCACAGCGAAGGTTAGTTAAGCCACAGGATGGGAACTCAGGAGATGTGGCTTCAGTTCCTGGTTCCGCCACTGTTTTTTTGTATACCCCtggtctttctgtgcctcacttccctatctgtaaagtgggTCCACTGCCACCTCCTATCTCCCGCCCTTTGTCTTACGCATTTACATTGTacgcactttggggcagggactgtcctactgggtgtgtgtgtacagtgccttgcacagcaGGGCTCGAAACTGCAATTGGACTACACATCCACTTAGAGCTAGGCCCTAACGCAGGACCCCAGAGCCCAAGTTCTCTGGGGCCATGATGATTTCTGCCGTGCAGCACCACCTAGCCTAGCCCCAGTCTACTTTTGAATGCGCCCATGTACACACACTTACCAACTGCCTGGCGGGCCCCAGACTGGACATCAAATCCAAGCCCTCCTTCTGAACTGGAGAGGAActccgccccgcccccaaacATTCTAGctccgcccaccccacccccagcacgcCATGTGGAACGTCTCCCGTTCATTGGTGTGTCTGGAGTGATGTCATCGCTCAGTCAGGAATGAGACCGTGTCGCTAGCTTTAAATAAAGCTGGGTTTTATTTATTCTTAGAAgcatattttaaacatttgtatAACATTCTCAATAAAATATCTTGGAAGAGATGGGTTTTGATCCCAAGGCAAGGCACTTTGGGAGGTCCCAAGTGGTTTAGACTGGGCACCacccatttaaaaatagaaaacaatggCATCTAAAATACACATGGAGGTTGGAATGTATCTGTAGCAGAGGGCAGGATTGGAAGGCCGGGCTCCTGCTCCATGTTCTGCATTGAAAATCTAAGCAGCTCATTCAGGAGACTTTACACCAGGTGTTTCAACCGTATCTCACGTTTTAAACATCACATTACCTGCATGCAGCTTGTGTGTCTGCCGAGTCCATTCCCCAGCTAGCTACAGGTCCCCAGTTCCCCTTAGCGTTAATGGAAGTCTGAGACACAGGTCACCCACGAGAGGCATGGTTGTCCCAGTGCGTATCGGGTTATATACCACCCCTAGTGTTCagctgagctcctggctgggggtcCGACTCAATGCACTTGTACAGAGATGCCTGAGAGAGATCTGGAGAAACCCACTTCAGCAGCATCTGCCATCCCCTGCGTTTGGCCAGGGAACATTTCTGCTCTCCCCACACCTCAAGCTCCTGAAAAGGGCACTACGAAGAGCAGAAGTCTGGCGAGTCGGGTTGTGCCCACACCGAGGAGTCATTTGACCGTCTCTGCTGAAAGACGCTGGCTAACTCCGTCGGAGCTAACTTAGCGCCTTTTTCGGAGCTtggccagagcagggctggagctggatTCCTGTGCACACTTCCACCGGTCTTGCCTTTGACAGAAAAACTACAGGGCTCCCCTCTCCTTCGCTCTCGGTGCAAGGACAATAGGATCCATGTAACAGTCTGAGGGGGTGGCATTCCACATCTA
The DNA window shown above is from Lepidochelys kempii isolate rLepKem1 chromosome 16, rLepKem1.hap2, whole genome shotgun sequence and carries:
- the SLC31A2 gene encoding protein SLC31A2 isoform X1, whose product is MMQMYFYFSDKVVLLFDFWNVHTPAGMVLSVLVVLLLAVLYEAIKISKTKLLRRMILAIPTTLSQESLREPEPGAVNSNLGQQNTTSKRWFLYHISQSLLHVVQVVIGYLVMLVVMSYNTWIFLGVIVGSALGYYVAYPVFTVR
- the SLC31A2 gene encoding protein SLC31A2 isoform X2, coding for MYFYFSDKVVLLFDFWNVHTPAGMVLSVLVVLLLAVLYEAIKISKTKLLRRMILAIPTTLSQESLREPEPGAVNSNLGQQNTTSKRWFLYHISQSLLHVVQVVIGYLVMLVVMSYNTWIFLGVIVGSALGYYVAYPVFTVR